In Alkalihalobacillus sp. TS-13, the following are encoded in one genomic region:
- a CDS encoding thymidylate synthase, translated as MEQYKELCHHIITKGVKKEDRTGTGTISVFGYQMRFDLQKGFPLLTTKKLHLKSIIHELLWFLKGDTNVKYLQENGVRIWNEWADENGDLGPVYGKQWRSWTKPDGGTVDQISRVVEEIKKNPDSRRLVVNAWNAGELDEMALTPCHCLFQFYVSDGKLSCQLYQRSADTFLGVPFNIASYALLTMMIAQVCDLEPGEFVHTFGDAHIYLNHLEQVDLQLSREPRELPIIKINPEVKSIFDFKFEDFTLENYDPHPHIKGAVSV; from the coding sequence ATGGAACAATATAAAGAACTTTGCCATCATATTATAACAAAGGGTGTAAAAAAAGAAGATCGGACAGGGACTGGAACCATCAGTGTATTCGGTTATCAGATGCGCTTCGATCTGCAAAAAGGATTTCCACTGCTTACAACGAAAAAACTACATTTGAAGTCAATTATCCATGAGCTGCTCTGGTTTTTGAAGGGGGATACGAATGTAAAGTATCTCCAAGAAAATGGAGTTCGGATCTGGAATGAATGGGCAGATGAAAACGGCGACCTTGGACCGGTGTACGGTAAACAGTGGCGATCGTGGACAAAACCTGATGGAGGAACGGTCGATCAGATTTCACGAGTAGTTGAGGAGATCAAGAAGAATCCGGACTCAAGAAGATTAGTCGTCAATGCCTGGAATGCAGGGGAGCTTGATGAAATGGCATTGACACCATGCCACTGCCTCTTTCAATTCTATGTATCAGACGGAAAACTATCATGTCAGCTCTATCAGAGATCAGCTGACACATTTTTAGGGGTTCCATTCAACATTGCCTCTTACGCTTTGTTGACGATGATGATTGCACAGGTTTGTGATTTGGAACCAGGGGAGTTTGTGCATACATTCGGTGATGCTCATATCTATTTGAATCATCTGGAACAAGTAGATTTGCAATTATCACGAGAACCAAGAGAACTACCTATTATAAAGATCAATCCAGAAGTGAAGTCCATTTTTGATTTCAAATTTGAAGATTTCACTTTGGAAAACTATGACCCGCATCCTCATATCAAAGGAGCTGTGTCTGTATGA
- a CDS encoding dihydrofolate reductase: protein MISLLLAMGKNRVMGKDNDLPWHLPEDLKWFKRVSSGHTIIMGRKTYESIGKPLPNRKNVIVTNDKNYEAEGCVVTHSLDEALRQDGEELIIIGGAEIFKQVLEKTSRIYLTYIDEEFEGDTYFPDLDESKWEMKSKEKGIKDEKNPYDYYFIIYDRKEI, encoded by the coding sequence ATGATTTCATTACTGCTTGCAATGGGGAAGAACAGGGTAATGGGTAAAGATAATGACCTGCCATGGCACTTGCCGGAAGATCTGAAGTGGTTCAAGCGTGTTTCAAGTGGTCATACGATCATTATGGGGAGAAAAACATATGAATCCATCGGTAAGCCTTTGCCGAATCGAAAAAATGTAATCGTCACGAACGATAAGAACTATGAAGCAGAAGGCTGTGTCGTGACCCATTCACTCGATGAGGCTCTTCGTCAAGATGGTGAGGAATTGATCATCATTGGAGGAGCTGAAATTTTCAAACAAGTGTTAGAGAAAACCAGCAGGATTTATTTAACCTATATTGATGAAGAGTTTGAGGGTGATACATATTTCCCAGACCTTGATGAATCAAAATGGGAAATGAAATCAAAAGAAAAAGGTATCAAAGACGAAAAGAACCCTTATGACTATTACTTCATTATTTATGATCGGAAAGAGATTTAA
- a CDS encoding HD domain-containing protein → MYIEDRLYGSFSLEPVFEELISTKAVQRLKYIHQNGASFLVNPKWNNTRFDHSVGVMLLIRNLGGSIEEQLAGLLHDVSHTTFSHVVDQVLKIRDEDYHELIKDTLIQESDIPAVLSKHGYDLKVILDESNWSILEQPAPHLCADRVDYTLRDLYGYGEITKLEVKSFLNELAVIDGKMQVTTIRAGEWFVQTYYKEVLNFFLHPLNVYGNHQMANILKMALDKEIIVRDDFLKTDVDLLRLLKNSGDSEINKELNKLNQVLDVSEDTEDYSIHTRKKVRLIDPDYYDGACSTPISERSTIVKKRNEEAKEQSLQGVKIRVTYS, encoded by the coding sequence ATGTACATAGAAGATCGATTATATGGAAGTTTTTCGTTAGAACCTGTATTTGAAGAGTTGATCTCTACAAAAGCTGTCCAGCGCTTAAAATATATCCATCAAAATGGAGCAAGTTTTCTGGTCAATCCTAAGTGGAACAATACGCGGTTTGATCATTCAGTTGGCGTCATGCTGCTTATCCGCAACCTTGGAGGAAGCATTGAAGAACAATTAGCGGGTCTCCTGCATGATGTCTCTCATACTACTTTTTCACATGTGGTTGATCAAGTCTTGAAGATACGTGACGAAGACTATCATGAATTGATCAAAGATACGCTAATCCAGGAATCTGATATACCAGCAGTACTCTCCAAGCATGGATACGATTTAAAAGTAATCTTGGATGAATCGAATTGGTCGATCCTCGAACAGCCTGCTCCGCATTTATGTGCAGATCGGGTCGATTATACGTTACGGGATTTATACGGTTATGGTGAGATTACAAAATTAGAAGTGAAGTCTTTCTTGAATGAATTGGCTGTCATTGATGGCAAGATGCAGGTGACAACGATTCGTGCCGGAGAGTGGTTCGTCCAGACATATTATAAAGAGGTCCTGAATTTTTTCTTGCATCCATTAAATGTGTACGGCAACCACCAAATGGCTAACATTCTAAAAATGGCACTGGATAAAGAAATTATAGTGAGAGATGATTTTCTCAAAACTGATGTAGATCTTTTAAGGTTATTGAAGAATAGTGGGGATAGTGAAATAAATAAAGAGTTAAATAAACTAAATCAGGTATTAGACGTCTCGGAAGATACAGAAGATTACAGTATACATACACGAAAAAAAGTACGACTCATCGACCCTGATTATTATGATGGTGCATGTAGCACACCAATAAGCGAACGTTCAACAATAGTAAAGAAAAGAAACGAAGAAGCTAAGGAACAATCACTGCAAGGTGTGAAAATCAGAGTGACTTATTCATAA
- a CDS encoding acyl-CoA thioesterase, which translates to MTVEAKKVSESRTVKSSHVLPPDTNTHGTLFGGKLMAYIDDVAAIAATRHARKNVVTASSDSVDFLHPIKEGYSVCLEAFVSWTHRTSMEVFVKVISENLLTGERKLCALSFLTFVAIDEKGKPTPIANVIPESEEEKWLFEGAAKRAERRRKRRDESKQLAMKFGTEKPWEKL; encoded by the coding sequence ATGACCGTAGAAGCTAAGAAAGTCAGTGAATCCAGAACAGTGAAAAGCAGTCATGTGCTTCCTCCAGATACAAATACCCACGGAACCTTGTTCGGGGGTAAATTGATGGCATATATTGATGATGTTGCTGCAATTGCGGCCACACGTCATGCAAGAAAAAACGTTGTAACAGCATCAAGTGATTCCGTCGACTTTTTACATCCGATCAAGGAAGGTTATTCTGTTTGCCTTGAAGCATTCGTTTCATGGACACACAGGACCTCGATGGAAGTGTTCGTGAAAGTCATTTCGGAGAATCTGTTGACGGGAGAAAGGAAGCTATGTGCATTATCTTTCCTGACATTCGTTGCAATCGATGAAAAGGGGAAACCAACGCCAATAGCGAATGTCATACCTGAATCAGAAGAGGAAAAATGGTTGTTTGAAGGTGCAGCGAAACGTGCGGAAAGACGAAGAAAGAGGAGAGACGAAAGTAAACAGCTTGCAATGAAATTCGGGACAGAGAAACCATGGGAGAAATTATGA
- a CDS encoding PAS domain S-box protein, protein MMQVNERFRRTSNNTELQQLLHTDGYQSLFDYSSEAILVIDLEGRILHMNRACQTIFLNTREYDLNTSIEHIVEFDDESSFFNTLSSTETAQFTGTNSSLNRKLEINSIPIIKDNQVAGRFVQLKDRTDEIEEFEQLKAQKGFWESYLDHSGDAIGLFDMNGNIVKLNPATEDIFLYTREELLGNGVITIPDESYRKEVDFLQRKVKSGKTVVAYETVRKRKDGKLINVEITHSPIYDQNGKMIAMANILRDITERKKANMKLRESEAKYRLIAENTADMIRVLDVEGKVTFASPSHELVSGRQENHYEGIDGFHFVHPDDLHSIKTQYQKMLEAREPIHFEYKEIHMDGEWIELEAQCTPVINQGEINSVVMVIRDLTERKQTEELLRNSDKLAVIGQMAASIAHEIRNPLTSLKGFLQFFHSNSKDVEKDHYELMLSELERINLIVNEFLMIAKPQTAQYKETPMDTLFSHLLSLIDSQAIMENIEITTDFEEGLPAVLGDENQLKQAFLNFIKNALEATASGGTVDLTLKKEGTHICIRIKDNGCGIPKENLENLGKPFFSTKETGTGLGLMISQKIISNHKGTVDITSEDSKGTTVTIKLPKVSKGINKK, encoded by the coding sequence ATGATGCAGGTAAATGAACGATTTAGAAGAACCTCGAATAATACAGAACTGCAGCAGTTGTTACATACAGATGGTTATCAATCATTGTTTGACTATAGCAGTGAAGCTATCTTGGTCATAGATCTTGAAGGAAGAATCCTTCATATGAATAGAGCGTGTCAAACAATATTTCTTAACACCAGAGAATACGATTTAAACACATCTATTGAACACATCGTAGAATTTGATGACGAGTCAAGCTTTTTCAATACACTGAGTTCAACTGAAACAGCTCAGTTCACCGGAACAAATTCTTCACTAAATAGAAAATTGGAAATAAACAGCATTCCAATAATTAAAGATAATCAAGTTGCTGGGCGATTTGTCCAATTAAAAGATCGGACAGATGAAATTGAGGAATTCGAACAACTAAAGGCTCAAAAGGGATTCTGGGAATCTTATCTCGATCATTCAGGAGATGCAATCGGACTATTTGATATGAATGGAAATATTGTAAAACTGAACCCTGCTACAGAAGATATTTTCCTTTATACAAGGGAGGAGTTGCTTGGTAACGGCGTCATTACCATTCCAGACGAAAGTTACCGGAAGGAGGTTGATTTCCTTCAGAGGAAAGTGAAGTCCGGAAAAACTGTTGTGGCGTATGAAACAGTACGAAAAAGGAAAGACGGTAAGCTGATCAATGTGGAGATCACTCATTCCCCGATTTATGACCAAAATGGAAAAATGATCGCGATGGCAAATATTCTCCGTGATATCACTGAACGGAAAAAAGCGAACATGAAATTACGTGAAAGCGAAGCGAAGTATCGATTGATAGCTGAAAATACGGCTGATATGATCCGTGTTTTGGATGTAGAGGGAAAGGTGACCTTTGCATCACCATCACATGAATTGGTTTCAGGACGTCAGGAGAACCACTATGAAGGGATAGACGGTTTTCATTTTGTCCATCCAGATGATTTGCATAGCATAAAAACACAGTATCAGAAGATGTTGGAGGCGAGAGAGCCGATACACTTCGAATATAAGGAAATACATATGGACGGTGAATGGATTGAACTGGAAGCTCAATGTACGCCTGTGATCAATCAAGGGGAAATCAACTCAGTGGTGATGGTGATCAGAGATTTGACCGAACGTAAACAGACAGAGGAGTTATTGAGAAATTCGGATAAGCTTGCAGTCATAGGCCAGATGGCTGCGAGTATCGCCCATGAAATCCGTAATCCATTGACATCATTAAAGGGATTTTTGCAATTTTTCCATTCTAATAGTAAGGATGTGGAAAAAGACCATTATGAACTCATGCTTTCTGAACTGGAACGGATCAATTTAATTGTGAATGAATTTTTGATGATTGCAAAACCACAGACCGCACAATACAAAGAAACACCGATGGACACTCTTTTTTCTCATCTCTTATCTCTGATTGACAGCCAGGCAATCATGGAAAACATAGAAATCACAACAGATTTTGAAGAAGGATTGCCCGCAGTACTAGGTGATGAAAATCAGTTGAAACAAGCATTCCTTAATTTTATTAAAAATGCATTGGAAGCAACAGCGTCAGGTGGTACAGTGGATCTCACATTGAAAAAAGAAGGGACACATATTTGTATTCGTATAAAAGATAATGGTTGTGGGATTCCGAAAGAAAACCTCGAAAACCTCGGCAAACCATTCTTCTCTACTAAAGAGACAGGCACAGGATTAGGTCTGATGATCAGTCAAAAGATCATTTCTAATCATAAAGGAACAGTCGATATTACAAGTGAAGATAGCAAAGGGACCACTGTCACGATTAAACTACCTAAAGTATCAAAAGGAATAAATAAAAAGTGA
- a CDS encoding NUDIX domain-containing protein, whose translation MESELLKIYDDQRNPLGVATREEVHRMGFWHETFHCWVTSLIGNQYYIYLQIRSNQKKDYPNLLDITAAGHILAKETIDDGIREIEEEIGIDVTLEELKTVGKIESCTTMEGMIDKEIAHVFLYDKPMNFDDFTLQEDEVSGIVKAEFNAFHEFCSGKAQSLLVEGFNLDPSGMKIPVKMTVDMTHFVPNDGTYYEQVANKIRKLLYKLAENQAET comes from the coding sequence TTGGAGTCAGAACTGCTGAAAATATATGATGATCAGAGAAATCCTTTAGGTGTCGCAACCAGAGAAGAAGTACACCGTATGGGATTTTGGCATGAAACCTTCCATTGCTGGGTGACCAGCTTGATCGGTAACCAGTATTATATCTATTTACAAATACGTAGCAATCAGAAGAAAGATTATCCGAATTTGCTTGATATTACAGCTGCCGGTCATATATTAGCAAAGGAAACCATCGACGACGGCATTCGGGAAATCGAAGAAGAAATCGGGATAGATGTTACATTGGAGGAGTTGAAAACAGTTGGGAAAATTGAATCTTGTACCACTATGGAAGGGATGATTGACAAAGAGATTGCACATGTATTTTTATATGATAAGCCAATGAACTTTGATGATTTCACTCTTCAAGAAGATGAGGTATCAGGGATTGTAAAAGCTGAATTCAATGCTTTTCACGAGTTTTGTTCGGGAAAAGCTCAATCATTACTTGTTGAAGGATTTAATTTAGATCCTTCTGGTATGAAAATTCCAGTGAAAATGACGGTAGACATGACACATTTTGTCCCAAATGACGGAACTTATTATGAACAGGTTGCGAATAAGATCCGAAAA